GTATCCAAGTCCATACATTGAGTTTAATGACATAGCTCATGGAGTTTTCAAAAATATCAGTAATATTGCTGGCCCAGCAAAACCATTCCAATGCGAAGATTGTGATGCAACTTTCACAACCAAGGGAAATTTGAAAGTACACAAGAGAATTCATACCGGAGAGAGACCTTACGAATGTGAGGACTGCGGAAAAACCTTTTCTTATTGTGCTTCATATCAGTCCCATAAGCTTATTCATAGTGGTCATAGGCCTTTTAAATGTGAATATTGCGAGCGAGCGTTCTTTCGAAGTGAGCACCTAGAACGTCACAGGAGAAGACATACTGGGGAGAGGCCATTTAAATGCACAGAATGTGATGCCACATTCGCAGCAAGTGATGGCCTGGCAAGGCACACAAGAACGCACACTGGAGAGCGGCCATATAATTGCGAGCACTGCGGAATGGCCTTTGCTTATAAATCGACTTTTCTCAGACACAAGTTGGTACACTCGGAGAGTGAATTTAAGTGCGATGATTGCGAGGCAACATTTAAAGATCCCTTAAAGCTAGAAAAGCATGCTAAAAAGCATAATGATCCAAGTTATGTACCTGGCGAAGGAGACCCAAATCCACATAGAACTTTTGAGGATGGAATTTGGATGAATGTGTGCGAGTTTTGTCAAATGAAATTCAAGCGCAAATCAGATTACTACCTCCATCGACGGACGCATACAGGAGAGAAGCCCTATATATGTGATGTATGTAGTTCATCGTTTATACGGAGAACTTATTTAGATATTCACATGCGCACGCATACTGGTGAACGTCCATACAAATGTAGCGAGTGTGACTCGGCCTTTAAAACTCGTACGGCATTAAAATTTCATCACCGCATTCATACAGGAGAGAGACCTTACAAATGTGAAGTTTGCGAATTTGCGTTCGCTCAGAAGTCTGCTATGAAAGCCCACATGCGAATCCATTCAGGTGTAAAACCTTTCAAGTGCAATGAATGCGAAGCGTCGTTTCGTCACAGTAGCAGTTTAACTATTCATAAGAGAACGCATACTGGGGAAAAACCATATTTTTGCGATCAGTGCGGAGCATCTTTTGCACAGAGGCCGCACCTCAATTTGCACAGGCGATCCCATTCTGGTATTAAGCCACATTCTTGTGACGAATGTAATGCATCCTTCACCAAAAAAGACTACCTCTTGGCCCATAAGTCAAAGCATGCTGCAGGAAGTGCCATAAAGATAGAAGCTCTAGTAGAAGCAGCAGGTGAACATGCATTTAAGTGCACTGAATGTGATATGGTATTTACTCATCATTCCAGTCTTACAGTTCACATGAGGAAACATACGGGAGAAAGACCATTTGTCTGTGAAGACTGTGGAGCATCCTTTTTGTACAGTTCAAACCTCACAACTCATCGCCGTAAGCATACGGGTGAAAGGCCCTATAAATGTAACCAGTGTGAGTCATCGTTTATACTAAAGAGTTATTTAACAATGCACCTTAGGAAGCACTCTGGAGAACGGCCATTCAAGTGTGACGATTGTGGGGCTCGCTTTACTCAGAAAACACACCTATCAACACACCGTCGCATCCACACTGGGGAATGCCCTTATAAATGTGAAGAATGTGGGGAAGCCTTTCGTGACGGGGCTAATTTTTGGCGACACAAAAAAAAGCACATGATTGGGGAAGGTGCAGCTACTGTAGTAAGACGAAGGGGCAGACGAGGTCGAGGAAAGGGAAGGGGTACTGCGAAAGCTCCCAGACGTACGTCACGTATTCGTCGAAATGTAATGAAGATGGAGGATTGTTATGAGCAGTTTCCTGTCACACGCAATGGTGACCCCCTTCTCTTGAAAGAGGAGCCAGTAGATTCCTCTAACATAGATGATGATGAACCCTACATCCCTATTGATCCCATGGTGGAAATCAAGTTAgaaggtgatgatgaggatgaggagaaTGGGAATAGTGATGTTGAACTTCAGGGAATTTGCTTTAAGATTAAAATGGAAAACAATGAGGAAATTAATCATGGTGCTCATGAAGGAGGTGGTGAAAGAAACTTGGAAAAAGATGATACTTTAATCCCTGGCCAAGAGGATAGAAATTCAAAATATGGAAAGGGTTCTAAAATATTGTTAAAGTCACAGAATAAtcaattctagtttatttattttttgttaaaaagattttaatatatgaaaaatatgttgtgATTGTCCCAGTAGTAAGTATGTAGTAAAGTGAAATTGTGTGGTATTTTAAGCGctaaaagaattttaatttattttgttatttatcccCTAACAGGATAAAAGATCTCATTTGATGTTGATTTGTTTGTTACAGATGAGAATATGTTGCAGATTATTTCATATTAGATACAAGAATATATCTTACCTATTGTTACAGCAGTAGTTTTAGTCATATGCATTTCTTTCAAAGGTaacaaaaatgtttttatattttatttttgtatcaaCAAAATTCCCAAAGATTTTTACTAAAGTTTCTTGGTTCAGCTAATCAGAGGTCATACTTTTGAAATTCAACTCTGTTAATGTAATTGTGACTTTGTTAATTCATTGTGAAACTTCTAAGCTAAATTAGATCAAAAGACTGCCATAACTTCCAACCATCTGCCTACACAGGTTGTTCTTGAATCAACTTGTTAGTTTTTGAAGGAAAATTTATAAGAATTTACTATTTTACACAgcagtgtcaaaaaaaaaaaaccccacttTGTTTTTATGTGAATAGTAAGATTTCGATGAATATCCAACAAAGATTTTACAACTTGTATTGACCAAAGAGCAGCAATAAGATAAGAAAATATGGAAAGCATAAGAAATAAATACTGTAAAAACTAGTTTTGCATCTGATTACACAACCACATTCAAGTTTATTCTCAAGAATTCCAGAGAAAGTTATGTAACAATGTTATTTATGAGAATTGCAAGATGTCCTCAAATCTACAGTAGGAAAATAATCTAGTCT
The window above is part of the Palaemon carinicauda isolate YSFRI2023 chromosome 11, ASM3689809v2, whole genome shotgun sequence genome. Proteins encoded here:
- the LOC137649944 gene encoding zinc finger protein 62 homolog — protein: MDQSPQEIMHSLFSIDSSMENRGHLYTYNFPYGQYSYPYSYPYPASHPPPGLMNIPSPCHGIPPSTHPIPMSTENSVIPQENLSSYPGGVHDIHSSVGDVRELTDNRVRISSQGNSMNCHVSGDLQNLPANLGVHGDSRYPIDMRPMADEQRIVGDHVPVSNHPCTSLDSSHVGDCPQPTDLSVQRIDSKFYNGVHHVPEDLKEAQDIDPSNNSEQRDQRTVNENRNHEAAENDINQLNSNFKYPRDMYVYDNLATNISKSSEKFQLSLGDPRPPVSVDNSKTTLVHDLRMSTVAQEPQIPVPNHSLKPVCEEERDVYNSSGMSIDFRSGNEQYYGEKSSVCMEKNLAIDCEANMDTENQEFKKINSDSRLPIGNDTFSGSEIKSPTGDDQMLPGASIYTEKTNEVHVQYPTTTSSGTSLDLSSHPLGEHLESKGEGRDCSKINMDCGVSSGNDDRLHADKIMKENEPVNRAEQLLNDEHQVDSEKETTCGKEGKEREEEEEEEEEENGEDEDEDDFDSEASNPEYPSPYIEFNDIAHGVFKNISNIAGPAKPFQCEDCDATFTTKGNLKVHKRIHTGERPYECEDCGKTFSYCASYQSHKLIHSGHRPFKCEYCERAFFRSEHLERHRRRHTGERPFKCTECDATFAASDGLARHTRTHTGERPYNCEHCGMAFAYKSTFLRHKLVHSESEFKCDDCEATFKDPLKLEKHAKKHNDPSYVPGEGDPNPHRTFEDGIWMNVCEFCQMKFKRKSDYYLHRRTHTGEKPYICDVCSSSFIRRTYLDIHMRTHTGERPYKCSECDSAFKTRTALKFHHRIHTGERPYKCEVCEFAFAQKSAMKAHMRIHSGVKPFKCNECEASFRHSSSLTIHKRTHTGEKPYFCDQCGASFAQRPHLNLHRRSHSGIKPHSCDECNASFTKKDYLLAHKSKHAAGSAIKIEALVEAAGEHAFKCTECDMVFTHHSSLTVHMRKHTGERPFVCEDCGASFLYSSNLTTHRRKHTGERPYKCNQCESSFILKSYLTMHLRKHSGERPFKCDDCGARFTQKTHLSTHRRIHTGECPYKCEECGEAFRDGANFWRHKKKHMIGEGAATVVRRRGRRGRGKGRGTAKAPRRTSRIRRNVMKMEDCYEQFPVTRNGDPLLLKEEPVDSSNIDDDEPYIPIDPMVEIKLEGDDEDEENGNSDVELQGICFKIKMENNEEINHGAHEGGGERNLEKDDTLIPGQEDRNSKYGKGSKILLKSQNNQF